A window from Cryptomeria japonica chromosome 1, Sugi_1.0, whole genome shotgun sequence encodes these proteins:
- the LOC131050229 gene encoding myb-related protein 305-like, with protein sequence MDSAAWWMKLAVEEEDVIRKGPWTLEEDTKLIAYVRQYGAARWSSLAKMAGLKRDGKSCRMRWLNYLRPKLKHGNFSPEEDRLIIELHNKWGNKWSSIAHNLPGRTDNEIKNHWRTHIIKMSPELIGSCPPTSKSPKQTKSVTENNKLSRSESFEDLQVAAMKECYAESDSPNTLNQASCDSCDSDCGYEEFIEKLCDMDTVSSIIGDAYAAMGSIIADEYAAMMVQESPTFSWSSGTDSPISVLSDSEEFLWDYNSIDLWNLDDVQNMCC encoded by the exons ATGGATAGCGCAGCTTGGTGGATGAAACTTGCGGTGGAGGAGGAAGATGTGATTAGAAAAGGGCCCTGGACATTAGAGGAAGATACCAAGTTAATTGCCTATGTAAGACAGTATGGTGCAGCTCGTTGGAGTTCACTTGCTAAGATGGCAGGTTTGAAGAGAGATGGAAAGAGCTGCAGGATGAGATGGCTCAATTATCTCCGCCCTAAACTTAAGCATGGCAACTTTTCTCCCGAGGAGGATCGCTTAATCATCGAATTGCACAATAAATGGGGAAACAA GTGGTCTTCCATTGCCCATAATTTACCAGGAAGAACAGATAACGAGATCAAAAACCATTGGAGAACCCACATCATTAAAATGTCTCCAGAGCTAATTGGGAGTTGTCCGCCAACTTCCAAAAGTCCAAAACAAACAAAGTCAGTAACAGAAAATAATAAGCTTTCCAGAAGCGAAAGCTTCGAGGATCTGCAAGTGGCCGCAATGAAGGAATGTTATGCAGAATCTGATTCACCCAATACTCTTAACCAGGCGAGCTGTGATAGTTGTGACTCGGACTGTGGTTACGAGGAGTTCATAGAAAAGTTATGTGATATGGATACAGTGAGCAGCATTATAGGTGATGCATATGCAGCAA TGGGCAGCATTATAGCTGACGAATATGCAGCCATGATGGTCCAAGAGAGCCCAACCTTCTCGTGGTCTTCTGGGACAGATTCTCCAATCAGTGTTTTGTCAGACAGTGAAGAGTTCTTATGGGATTATAACTCCATCGACTTATGGAATTTAGATGATGTACAAAACATGTGTTGTTAA